A window of Flavobacterium flavigenum contains these coding sequences:
- a CDS encoding acetyl-CoA C-acyltransferase, giving the protein MNKRVVIVSAVRTPIGSFMGGLSTVPAPKLGAAAIKGALQKINLDPKLVDEVFMGNVIQAGVGQAPARQAALFAGLPEEVAATTVNKVCASGMKAVMFAAQAISCGDAEIVVAGGMESMSLIPHYVQMRAGNKFGPATMLDGMQKDGLTDAYDNNAMGVCADLCATEYKITREEQDAFAIQSYERSAKAWDAGKFDNEVVPVEVPQRRGEPVIFSKDEEYTNVKLDKIPSLSAVFTKDGTVTAANASTINDGAAALILMSEEKANSLGLKPLAYIKGYADAAQEPKWFTTSPAKALPKALDKAGISISDVDYFEFNEAFSVVGLANAKILNLDNDKVNVNGGAVSLGHPLGASGARIIVTLLNVLEQNNAKTGAAAICNGGGGASAIVIERA; this is encoded by the coding sequence ATGAACAAAAGAGTTGTTATCGTTTCTGCCGTTAGAACGCCTATCGGAAGTTTCATGGGAGGTCTATCTACCGTACCCGCACCAAAATTAGGAGCCGCTGCCATAAAAGGAGCGCTCCAAAAAATTAATCTTGACCCAAAACTGGTCGATGAAGTTTTCATGGGTAATGTAATTCAGGCCGGTGTTGGTCAGGCTCCTGCCCGTCAGGCTGCACTTTTTGCAGGTTTGCCCGAAGAAGTTGCCGCTACAACAGTAAACAAAGTATGCGCTTCCGGAATGAAAGCTGTCATGTTCGCTGCTCAGGCAATTTCCTGCGGAGATGCTGAAATTGTAGTAGCCGGAGGAATGGAAAGTATGAGTTTGATTCCACATTACGTACAAATGCGTGCAGGAAACAAATTTGGTCCTGCCACAATGCTCGACGGAATGCAAAAAGATGGATTAACAGATGCTTACGATAACAACGCAATGGGAGTTTGTGCGGATTTGTGTGCCACTGAATATAAAATCACCCGTGAAGAACAAGATGCTTTCGCAATTCAGTCATACGAGAGAAGTGCAAAAGCCTGGGATGCCGGAAAATTTGACAATGAAGTTGTTCCCGTTGAAGTTCCACAAAGACGCGGTGAACCGGTTATATTTTCAAAAGACGAAGAATACACGAATGTAAAATTGGATAAAATACCTTCGTTAAGTGCCGTTTTCACAAAAGACGGAACCGTAACGGCTGCAAATGCTTCTACAATCAATGACGGAGCTGCTGCTTTAATTTTAATGTCTGAAGAAAAAGCAAATTCATTAGGTTTAAAACCGCTTGCTTACATTAAAGGCTATGCCGATGCGGCACAGGAACCAAAATGGTTTACGACAAGCCCTGCAAAAGCATTACCAAAAGCGTTGGACAAAGCCGGAATCTCAATCTCAGATGTAGATTATTTCGAATTCAACGAAGCATTTTCTGTTGTTGGCTTAGCCAATGCAAAAATCTTAAATCTCGATAATGATAAAGTAAATGTAAACGGTGGAGCAGTTTCTTTAGGCCATCCTCTGGGTGCTTCAGGAGCACGCATCATTGTTACATTACTAAATGTACTGGAACAAAACAATGCCAAAACCGGAGCTGCTGCAATATGCAACGGCGGCGGCGGAGCATCTGCCATTGTTATTGAGAGAGCTTAA